One segment of Rosa chinensis cultivar Old Blush chromosome 6, RchiOBHm-V2, whole genome shotgun sequence DNA contains the following:
- the LOC121049927 gene encoding TMV resistance protein N-like, with translation MASTWSPRRRWKYDVFLSFRGEDTRETFICHLYHALTAKGIITFIDDESLERGSTIGPSLFTAIQDSSIALVVLSKNFASSSWCLDELSKIIQCKVERRQIVIPIFYKVSPSDVRYQNGSFQLRTVEVREHEEVYGDKDQLKVWSDALRRVSHLSGYDSRKYG, from the coding sequence ATGGCGTCAACTTGGTCTCCTCGTCGACGATGGAAATACGATGTTTTTCTAAGCTTCAGAGGGGAAGATACCCGTGAGACTTTCATCTGCCATCTGTATCATGCACTAACCGCGAAAGGAATTATAACCTTCATAGATGACGAAAGCCTGGAGAGAGGATCAACCATTGGCCCATCACTTTTTACAGCAATTCAGGACTCGAGCATTGCCCTTGTCGTTCTTTCAAAGAATTTCGCTTCTTCATcgtggtgcttggatgaactctCGAAGATTATTCAGTGCAAGGTAGAGAGGAGACAAATAGTCATCCCAATCTTTTACAAAGTGAGTCCTTCTGATGTGCGCTACCAAAATGGAAGTTTTCAGCTGCGTACAGTAGAGGTTAGGGAACATGAAGAAGTTTATGGGGATAAGGACCAACTAAAGGTGTGGTCAGATGCTTTGAGAAGGGTGTCCCATCTTTCTGGGTATGATTCGAGGAAATATGGGTAA
- the LOC112172278 gene encoding TMV resistance protein N-like translates to MRGIGKTTLARAIYDELSHGFDRSCFLLNVREKSGKDGLVSLQEKLLSRILRAKVDIEDEYAGATMIERRLCKLKVLVVIDDVDDLNQLDKLAGSRDWFGPGSRIIVTTPDIHLLRGHDVDVDATYKATGFTCGEAIQLISLKAFKKNFPPENYLDLCHHIIGYAQGLPLALAVLGSFLSSRSTNEWESTIERLHNTPNRQVMDVLQISFDGLEEKDQQIFLHIACLYKGRTGIV, encoded by the coding sequence ATGCGAGGAATAGGCAAGACAACACTTGCTCGAGCTATTTATGATGAACTTTCTCACGGGTTTGACAGAAGctgctttcttttaaatgttagAGAAAAATCTGGAAAGGATGGCCTAGTTTCTCTACAAGAAAAACTACTTTCCAGAATCCTGAGGGCAAAAGTTGACATTGAGGATGAATATGCAGGAGCTACTATGATAGAAAGGCGGTTATGTAAACTAAAGGTGCTTGTTGTAATTGATGATGTGGATGACCTCAATCAATTAGATAAATTGGCTGGAAGTCGGGACTGGTTCGGTCCAGGGAGTAGAATTATTGTAACCACCCCAGATATTCATTTGCTAAGGGGACATGATGTTGATGTAGATGCTACATACAAGGCTACTGGGTTCACTTGTGGTGAAGCTATCCAACTAATAAGTTTAAAGGCTTTCAAGAAAAACTTCCCACCAGAAAATTATTTGGACTTGTGCCACCATATTATAGGGTATGCTCAGGGGCTTCCGTTGGCTCTTGCGGTTTTAGGTTCTTTCCTATCTAGTAGAAGCACCAATGAATGGGAAAGTACAATAGAGAGGCTACACAATACACCAAATAGACAAGTTATGGATGTGCTTCAGATTAGTTTTGATGGACTAGAGGAAAAAGACCAacagatattcctacatatTGCTTGTTTGTACAAGGGGAGGACAGGGATCGTGTGA